In Oryza glaberrima chromosome 8, OglaRS2, whole genome shotgun sequence, the following are encoded in one genomic region:
- the LOC127782299 gene encoding homeobox protein knotted-1-like 13 isoform X2, which produces MAFHGHLPHEMTMQALDADDAAVAAAAAAGGVGAGGAPAWMRYNDGSFLHLQTTSDSSASPSGAAAAAAAAAAAAGVQQWMGGGGGGEDAVAAAMGGGGEADAARCKAEILAHPLYEQLLSAHVACLRIATPVDQLPRIDAQLAQSQGVVAKYSALAAAAAGDDGRELDQFMTHYVLLLCSFKEQLQQHVRVHAMEAVMACWELEQNLQSLTGASPGEGTGATMSDGEDDQADSEANMYDPSLDGADNMGFGLPTESERSLMERVRQELKHELKQGYKEKLIDIREEILRKRRAGKLPGDTTSTLKAWWQSHAKWPYPTEEDKARLVQETGLQLKQINNWFINQRKRNWHSNPSSSTSVKTKRKSNAGDNNS; this is translated from the exons ATGGCGTTCCACGGCCACCTCCCGCACGAGATGACCATGCAGGCGCTCGACGcggacgacgcggcggtggcggcggcggcggcggcgggtggggtcGGGGCAGGCGGGGCGCCGGCGTGGATGAGGTACAACGACGGGAGCTTCCTGCACCTGCAGACCACGTCGgactcgtcggcgtcgccgtctggcgctgcggctgcggcggcggctgcggcggcggcggccggggtgcAGCAGTGGatgggtggaggcggcggcggcgaggacgcggtggcggccgcgatgggcggcggcggcgaggcggacgcggcGCGGTGCAAGGCGGAGATACTGGCGCACCCGCTGTACGAGCAGCTGCTGTCGGCGCACGTGGCGTGCCTCCGCATCGCCACCCCGGTCGACCAGCTCCCCCGCATCGACGCGCAGCTCGCGCAGTCGCAGGGCGTCGTCGCCAAGTactccgccctcgccgccgccgccgccggggacgacggCCGCGAGCTCGACCAGTTCATG ACGCACTACGTCTTGCTATTATGTTCGTTTAAAGAGCAGCTACAGCAGCATGTCCGTGTTCATGCTATGGAAGCAGTAATGGCATGCTGGGAACTTGAACAAAACCTTCAGAGTTTGACAG GTGCCTCGCCCGGTGAAGGCACGGGAGCAACCATGTCAGACGGTGAAGATGATCAGGCAGATAGCGAGGCAAACATGTATGATCCAAGCTTGGATGGAGCGGATAACATGGGTTTCGGCCTTCCCACAGAAAGCGAGCGATCCCTAATGGAGCGTGTCCGTCAAGAGCTAAAGCATGAACTAAAGCAG GGTTACAAAGAGAAGCTGATTGACAtaagagaagaaattcttcGCAAGCGAAGAGCGGGAAAGCTACCGGGAGACACGACTTCTACGTTAAAAGCTTGGTGGCAGTCTCATGCAAAGTGGCCATATCCAACA GAGGAAGACAAGGCACGGCTAGTCCAAGAAACAGGGCTACAGCTAAAGCAGATCAACAACTGGTTCATCAACCAAAGGAAAAGAAACTGGCACAGTAACCCATCTTCCTCCACCAGCGTCAAAACCAAACGCAAGAG TAATGCAGGTGATAACAATTCGTAG
- the LOC127782299 gene encoding homeobox protein knotted-1-like 13 isoform X1 yields MAFHGHLPHEMTMQALDADDAAVAAAAAAGGVGAGGAPAWMRYNDGSFLHLQTTSDSSASPSGAAAAAAAAAAAAGVQQWMGGGGGGEDAVAAAMGGGGEADAARCKAEILAHPLYEQLLSAHVACLRIATPVDQLPRIDAQLAQSQGVVAKYSALAAAAAGDDGRELDQFMTHYVLLLCSFKEQLQQHVRVHAMEAVMACWELEQNLQSLTGASPGEGTGATMSDGEDDQADSEANMYDPSLDGADNMGFGLPTESERSLMERVRQELKHELKQGYKEKLIDIREEILRKRRAGKLPGDTTSTLKAWWQSHAKWPYPTEEDKARLVQETGLQLKQINNWFINQRKRNWHSNPSSSTSVKTKRKRLSPRAEHYAGLQGRRNSSKAIGGQLLRSGNVLQDQDQEPYIRQPVIFYRQN; encoded by the exons ATGGCGTTCCACGGCCACCTCCCGCACGAGATGACCATGCAGGCGCTCGACGcggacgacgcggcggtggcggcggcggcggcggcgggtggggtcGGGGCAGGCGGGGCGCCGGCGTGGATGAGGTACAACGACGGGAGCTTCCTGCACCTGCAGACCACGTCGgactcgtcggcgtcgccgtctggcgctgcggctgcggcggcggctgcggcggcggcggccggggtgcAGCAGTGGatgggtggaggcggcggcggcgaggacgcggtggcggccgcgatgggcggcggcggcgaggcggacgcggcGCGGTGCAAGGCGGAGATACTGGCGCACCCGCTGTACGAGCAGCTGCTGTCGGCGCACGTGGCGTGCCTCCGCATCGCCACCCCGGTCGACCAGCTCCCCCGCATCGACGCGCAGCTCGCGCAGTCGCAGGGCGTCGTCGCCAAGTactccgccctcgccgccgccgccgccggggacgacggCCGCGAGCTCGACCAGTTCATG ACGCACTACGTCTTGCTATTATGTTCGTTTAAAGAGCAGCTACAGCAGCATGTCCGTGTTCATGCTATGGAAGCAGTAATGGCATGCTGGGAACTTGAACAAAACCTTCAGAGTTTGACAG GTGCCTCGCCCGGTGAAGGCACGGGAGCAACCATGTCAGACGGTGAAGATGATCAGGCAGATAGCGAGGCAAACATGTATGATCCAAGCTTGGATGGAGCGGATAACATGGGTTTCGGCCTTCCCACAGAAAGCGAGCGATCCCTAATGGAGCGTGTCCGTCAAGAGCTAAAGCATGAACTAAAGCAG GGTTACAAAGAGAAGCTGATTGACAtaagagaagaaattcttcGCAAGCGAAGAGCGGGAAAGCTACCGGGAGACACGACTTCTACGTTAAAAGCTTGGTGGCAGTCTCATGCAAAGTGGCCATATCCAACA GAGGAAGACAAGGCACGGCTAGTCCAAGAAACAGGGCTACAGCTAAAGCAGATCAACAACTGGTTCATCAACCAAAGGAAAAGAAACTGGCACAGTAACCCATCTTCCTCCACCAGCGTCAAAACCAAACGCAAGAG ATTGTCGCCGAGGGCTGAACACTATGCTGGGTTACAGGGCAGGAGGAATTCATCCAAAGCAATAGGAGGACAATTGCTTAGATCAGGAAATGTTCTGCAAGATCAGGATCAGGAGCCGTATATTAGACAACCAGTTATATTTTATAGACAAAACTAA
- the LOC127782299 gene encoding homeobox protein knotted-1-like 13 isoform X3, with translation MAFHGHLPHEMTMQALDADDAAVAAAAAAGGVGAGGAPAWMRYNDGSFLHLQTTSDSSASPSGAAAAAAAAAAAAGVQQWMGGGGGGEDAVAAAMGGGGEADAARCKAEILAHPLYEQLLSAHVACLRIATPVDQLPRIDAQLAQSQGVVAKYSALAAAAAGDDGRELDQFMTHYVLLLCSFKEQLQQHVRVHAMEAVMACWELEQNLQSLTGASPGEGTGATMSDGEDDQADSEANMYDPSLDGADNMGFGLPTESERSLMERVRQELKHELKQGYKEKLIDIREEILRKRRAGKLPGDTTSTLKAWWQSHAKWPYPTEEDKARLVQETGLQLKQINNWFINQRKRNWHSNPSSSTSVKTKRKR, from the exons ATGGCGTTCCACGGCCACCTCCCGCACGAGATGACCATGCAGGCGCTCGACGcggacgacgcggcggtggcggcggcggcggcggcgggtggggtcGGGGCAGGCGGGGCGCCGGCGTGGATGAGGTACAACGACGGGAGCTTCCTGCACCTGCAGACCACGTCGgactcgtcggcgtcgccgtctggcgctgcggctgcggcggcggctgcggcggcggcggccggggtgcAGCAGTGGatgggtggaggcggcggcggcgaggacgcggtggcggccgcgatgggcggcggcggcgaggcggacgcggcGCGGTGCAAGGCGGAGATACTGGCGCACCCGCTGTACGAGCAGCTGCTGTCGGCGCACGTGGCGTGCCTCCGCATCGCCACCCCGGTCGACCAGCTCCCCCGCATCGACGCGCAGCTCGCGCAGTCGCAGGGCGTCGTCGCCAAGTactccgccctcgccgccgccgccgccggggacgacggCCGCGAGCTCGACCAGTTCATG ACGCACTACGTCTTGCTATTATGTTCGTTTAAAGAGCAGCTACAGCAGCATGTCCGTGTTCATGCTATGGAAGCAGTAATGGCATGCTGGGAACTTGAACAAAACCTTCAGAGTTTGACAG GTGCCTCGCCCGGTGAAGGCACGGGAGCAACCATGTCAGACGGTGAAGATGATCAGGCAGATAGCGAGGCAAACATGTATGATCCAAGCTTGGATGGAGCGGATAACATGGGTTTCGGCCTTCCCACAGAAAGCGAGCGATCCCTAATGGAGCGTGTCCGTCAAGAGCTAAAGCATGAACTAAAGCAG GGTTACAAAGAGAAGCTGATTGACAtaagagaagaaattcttcGCAAGCGAAGAGCGGGAAAGCTACCGGGAGACACGACTTCTACGTTAAAAGCTTGGTGGCAGTCTCATGCAAAGTGGCCATATCCAACA GAGGAAGACAAGGCACGGCTAGTCCAAGAAACAGGGCTACAGCTAAAGCAGATCAACAACTGGTTCATCAACCAAAGGAAAAGAAACTGGCACAGTAACCCATCTTCCTCCACCAGCGTCAAAACCAAACGCAAGAG GTGA